The following are encoded together in the Thermoanaerobaculia bacterium genome:
- a CDS encoding PAS domain S-box protein, giving the protein MKAENPSSGKGVSRVSRRRGKVCPDSRNMGNLTGPQLKILFEILDQLTSAMERRKSIQACLVILGKRFGWDRVTLYRFLPDDRSVEAWLSSDAPMDWQAQLNLTRYPELQAARTERNPIFVPRVSQDVFLKDSRDRLASTGFVSLYVQPLHNNVTCWGALSLKSKSRHEKMTGAEEAILPLVANLFSQVFPVQVASPVARQTIATLYASVMNLIRKASNGYAILSTSGTIIEVGGNFTEKLGYRIQDVMGKRVTHFLDPQDHMKVLDLLAGLGGEPGNISQQTITMLDERGSRIRLLATVMADPLHSDRVISIVTYQNPDESLNYFLNQFKNTLRKLIWDAPNYVYIIDSDGRFLAVNKALCDVTGYTEQEFLARSFSGIIPHEERALSEKRIERLLKGEELLPRIGHFETRKSGLIPVEIQVHSISDEQGSIVAMMGIARDLRAFMASKEREEHLRRELNRQIQELSRVNTQLEEERGFRYTFISAAAHQIKTPISTLKACLETLMTDFHAKLPPQTDELLQPAWQSILRMEGLINDLLELSGLQSRQIPGRKERFDLHDLISELDGMVRPLIKKHQIGFAVHCPDKIWIDSDRARVNQVLDTLIINAIHACPKKSDVSLTVEDQGDRVQIHVHNPGPPLSEERLKTLFIPFLQTSSRDGRHGLGLALAKSIVEVLGGEIVVTSDTENGTTFTLELPCHEAE; this is encoded by the coding sequence ATGAAGGCTGAAAATCCTTCCTCCGGTAAAGGTGTTTCGCGTGTCAGTCGGCGCCGGGGAAAGGTGTGTCCCGATTCCCGGAACATGGGAAACCTGACAGGCCCGCAATTAAAAATCCTGTTTGAGATCCTGGATCAACTCACCTCAGCCATGGAGCGCAGAAAATCGATCCAGGCCTGTCTTGTCATCCTGGGAAAGCGATTCGGCTGGGATCGAGTGACTTTATACCGATTTCTTCCCGATGACCGCTCCGTTGAGGCATGGCTTTCATCCGATGCACCCATGGACTGGCAGGCTCAACTGAACCTGACAAGATACCCCGAGCTGCAGGCTGCGCGAACAGAACGTAATCCCATCTTTGTTCCCAGAGTCAGCCAGGATGTTTTTTTGAAAGACAGCAGGGATCGGCTTGCTTCCACCGGGTTTGTGTCGCTCTACGTCCAGCCTCTCCACAACAATGTGACCTGCTGGGGAGCCCTTTCTCTGAAATCAAAATCCCGTCACGAAAAAATGACAGGCGCGGAAGAGGCGATTCTGCCCCTGGTGGCAAATCTCTTCAGCCAGGTATTTCCCGTCCAGGTGGCCTCCCCCGTGGCTCGCCAGACGATCGCGACACTCTATGCTTCCGTCATGAATCTGATCAGGAAGGCCTCCAACGGGTATGCCATCCTGTCCACATCGGGAACGATTATTGAGGTCGGTGGAAACTTTACCGAAAAACTGGGATACCGGATTCAGGATGTGATGGGGAAGCGTGTCACACATTTCCTGGACCCGCAGGACCACATGAAAGTGCTCGATCTTCTGGCAGGACTTGGAGGAGAGCCGGGAAATATCAGTCAGCAGACCATCACCATGCTGGATGAACGAGGATCCCGAATTCGCTTGCTGGCTACGGTCATGGCCGACCCGCTCCACTCCGACAGGGTGATTTCCATCGTGACCTACCAGAATCCGGATGAAAGCCTGAATTACTTTTTGAACCAGTTCAAGAATACCTTGCGGAAACTGATCTGGGACGCGCCAAACTATGTCTACATCATCGATTCAGACGGACGATTTCTCGCAGTCAATAAGGCACTTTGTGACGTGACGGGATATACGGAACAGGAATTTCTTGCTCGAAGTTTCTCGGGAATCATCCCCCATGAAGAACGGGCTCTGTCCGAAAAACGGATTGAGCGACTTCTCAAAGGGGAGGAACTCCTCCCCCGAATCGGGCATTTTGAAACAAGAAAATCGGGGCTGATCCCCGTGGAAATTCAGGTCCACTCTATCTCTGACGAACAGGGAAGCATCGTCGCCATGATGGGAATTGCCCGTGATCTGCGGGCGTTTATGGCTTCCAAAGAGAGAGAGGAACACCTCCGAAGGGAGTTGAACCGCCAGATCCAGGAACTTTCGAGAGTGAACACTCAGCTGGAGGAAGAGCGGGGATTCCGGTATACCTTCATTTCCGCCGCCGCCCATCAAATCAAAACTCCGATTTCCACGCTGAAAGCCTGCCTCGAGACCCTGATGACGGACTTTCACGCGAAACTCCCGCCTCAAACGGATGAACTCCTTCAGCCAGCCTGGCAATCAATTCTTCGAATGGAAGGGCTGATCAATGATCTCCTGGAGCTTTCCGGCCTTCAGTCCAGGCAGATTCCCGGACGCAAAGAACGCTTCGATCTGCACGATCTCATCTCGGAACTGGACGGAATGGTTCGCCCCCTGATCAAAAAGCATCAAATCGGATTCGCGGTTCATTGTCCTGACAAGATCTGGATCGACTCCGACAGGGCACGTGTCAATCAGGTTCTTGACACATTGATCATCAACGCCATCCATGCCTGCCCCAAAAAGTCTGACGTATCTCTGACGGTGGAGGATCAAGGAGACAGGGTCCAGATTCACGTACACAATCCGGGCCCTCCCCTGAGTGAGGAACGGCTGAAGACACTGTTTATTCCCTTTCTTCAAACTTCCTCACGAGATGGAAGACACGGCCTGGGATTGGCTCTGGCAAAGTCCATTGTTGAAGTCCTGGGGGGCGAGATCGTCGTAACAAGCGATACAGAGAATGGGACAACCTTCACACTGGAATTACCCTGCCATGAAGCTGAATGA
- a CDS encoding N-acetylmuramoyl-L-alanine amidase: protein MDDSTDVYLTASQEIFLKVTPHRGDGYYHISQRYTGSKANAVAIKKLNGDRKQVLRGFSLTIPFDLLSDVWKASALKALYPGDRRVQRGWSHEVLNESLWRIAEWFTGDGKNYKLLREFNELATLNTKPGQTIVIPNALLIRSLRGVALPQESQDLEYKDQYALYKLKKGEALYTSVVVRFTGNVSAQDVNELAMEYARESGITDVTRIPVGYPIRIPYDDLLPQYLPEDHPRRLEWEEKILETADIATKIQAADLTGIHVILDSGHGGVDTGAIVGGVWESTYAYDILCRIKNLLESNTAAKVYPTILDEKRKYTIPDSDRLSQHKEQVLLTKPRYRLGNVKTGVNLRWYLANDIYRTIVKEGGDPEKVVFLSIHADALHPTIRGATAYIPGANYYDGSWGKGSGSYAQYDEVKRASSVSLSRDERLKYEALSRAFSRYLVENFTRSDLAVHKYGPIRESIVRRRRQWVPAVIRYNLVPTRILFEICNLNNEDDRKLLLTSDFRQAVAEAIVKSIMDYYGVVPDSEKLLALSASS from the coding sequence TTGGATGACAGCACCGATGTCTATCTCACCGCTTCCCAGGAAATTTTTCTCAAAGTGACTCCCCATCGAGGCGATGGTTATTATCATATTTCCCAGAGATATACGGGCAGCAAGGCGAATGCGGTTGCGATTAAGAAACTGAATGGAGACCGGAAACAGGTTCTTCGAGGATTTTCCCTTACCATTCCCTTTGATCTGCTCTCAGACGTGTGGAAAGCCAGCGCCCTCAAAGCTCTGTATCCGGGGGATCGGCGTGTCCAGCGGGGTTGGAGTCATGAGGTTTTGAATGAAAGCCTCTGGAGAATTGCGGAATGGTTTACGGGAGATGGCAAGAATTACAAATTGCTCCGTGAATTTAACGAACTCGCAACCCTGAACACAAAGCCGGGTCAGACAATCGTAATCCCCAATGCCCTTCTGATCCGGTCTCTCCGGGGTGTTGCCCTTCCGCAGGAAAGCCAGGATCTGGAATACAAAGACCAATATGCCCTTTACAAGTTGAAGAAGGGAGAGGCTCTTTATACTTCCGTTGTTGTGCGGTTTACCGGGAACGTGAGCGCCCAGGATGTCAACGAATTGGCGATGGAATACGCCAGGGAATCGGGCATCACCGACGTTACCAGGATTCCCGTTGGGTACCCAATCCGTATCCCCTATGATGACTTACTTCCTCAATACCTTCCCGAAGACCATCCAAGGAGACTGGAATGGGAAGAAAAGATTCTGGAAACCGCAGACATCGCCACTAAGATTCAGGCGGCGGATCTGACCGGGATTCACGTTATTCTGGATTCGGGGCACGGGGGCGTCGATACCGGAGCCATTGTCGGTGGAGTCTGGGAAAGCACCTATGCCTACGATATCCTATGCAGAATTAAAAATCTTCTTGAGTCCAACACTGCGGCAAAAGTGTATCCGACTATTCTGGATGAGAAACGCAAATACACGATTCCGGACAGTGACCGGCTTTCTCAGCACAAAGAGCAGGTTCTTCTTACAAAACCCCGATACAGGCTGGGTAATGTCAAGACGGGAGTCAATCTGCGGTGGTATCTGGCCAATGATATTTATCGGACCATTGTGAAAGAGGGTGGAGATCCGGAGAAAGTCGTCTTCCTTTCCATCCATGCGGATGCCCTTCACCCCACGATTCGGGGAGCGACGGCTTACATTCCGGGTGCGAATTACTATGATGGCTCCTGGGGCAAAGGTTCGGGTTCCTATGCCCAATATGACGAGGTGAAGCGGGCCAGCTCCGTTTCGCTCAGCCGGGACGAACGGCTGAAATACGAAGCACTCTCCAGGGCCTTTTCCCGGTATCTCGTTGAAAACTTTACCCGTTCAGATCTCGCCGTACATAAATACGGCCCCATCCGGGAAAGTATCGTGCGCCGGAGAAGACAGTGGGTTCCTGCGGTAATCCGGTATAACCTGGTTCCCACAAGAATTCTTTTTGAGATCTGCAACCTGAATAATGAAGATGATCGAAAGCTTCTGCTAACCAGTGATTTTAGACAGGCCGTGGCTGAGGCCATTGTGAAGTCCATTATGGACTACTACGGAGTCGTTCCGGATTCCGAAAAACTCCTTGCCCTGTCCGCTTCCTCGTGA
- a CDS encoding D-2-hydroxyacid dehydrogenase, with amino-acid sequence MKVLICDPVDDKAIARMRDAGLDVTVKTGMTPEELLPALSGFEAVVVRSATKIRKDAIDAADALKVVVRGGVGVDNIDVAYAREKGVEVRNTPAASSDSVAELAVGMMFALARQIGAADRSMREEKWEKKKFKGIELSGKTLGVIGIGRIGLASARRAHALGMSVVAYDAFINQVSEPFVSMVSLEELLERSHFITLHIPFDPTTGAVLGAAEFSKMKDGVYIINCARGGVVDEPALLEALNSGKVAGAGIDVYAKEPTENWNLVKHPSVICTPHIGASTREGQARVGGEVADILIEYAGRS; translated from the coding sequence ATGAAGGTACTCATCTGTGATCCTGTCGATGACAAAGCGATCGCTCGCATGCGTGATGCGGGTCTGGACGTAACAGTAAAAACCGGAATGACCCCGGAAGAGCTACTGCCCGCCCTTTCCGGTTTTGAGGCTGTCGTGGTTCGAAGCGCCACAAAGATCAGGAAAGACGCCATCGATGCTGCGGACGCACTGAAGGTCGTAGTCCGGGGCGGGGTGGGAGTTGACAATATCGACGTGGCCTATGCCAGGGAAAAAGGCGTGGAAGTACGGAACACGCCTGCTGCTTCCTCGGATTCTGTCGCGGAGCTGGCCGTGGGGATGATGTTCGCCCTGGCCCGGCAGATCGGAGCTGCGGATCGATCCATGAGAGAGGAGAAATGGGAGAAGAAGAAATTCAAAGGGATCGAGCTTTCGGGAAAGACTCTTGGCGTGATCGGGATCGGCCGTATCGGGCTTGCTTCCGCCCGTCGTGCTCACGCCCTGGGTATGTCTGTCGTGGCATATGACGCCTTCATCAACCAGGTCAGTGAACCCTTTGTTTCGATGGTTTCTCTCGAAGAACTTCTGGAACGGTCTCACTTTATCACCCTGCATATTCCCTTTGATCCGACAACCGGTGCGGTTCTCGGTGCGGCCGAGTTTTCCAAAATGAAGGACGGTGTCTATATTATCAACTGTGCCCGCGGCGGAGTGGTTGATGAACCTGCACTTCTGGAAGCCCTGAACAGCGGAAAGGTTGCCGGTGCCGGAATCGATGTGTACGCCAAAGAACCAACGGAAAACTGGAATCTGGTCAAGCATCCTTCCGTAATCTGTACACCTCACATCGGCGCCTCAACCAGGGAGGGACAGGCCCGTGTGGGTGGAGAAGTGGCCGATATCCTGATCGAGTACGCCGGGAGAAGTTAA